From Alligator mississippiensis isolate rAllMis1 chromosome 9, rAllMis1, whole genome shotgun sequence, one genomic window encodes:
- the SLC32A1 gene encoding vesicular inhibitory amino acid transporter, translating into MATLIRSKISNVATSVSNKSQAKVSGMFARMGFQAATDEEAVGFAHCDDLDLEHRQGLQMDILKSDASEEGAEPPVEGDIHYQRDGTGPLPPSASKDEGVCSELSGQGKPKITAWEAGWNVTNAIQGMFVLGLPYAILHGGYLGLFLIIFAAVVCCYTGKILIGCLYEENEDGEIVRVRDSYVDIANACCAPRFPKLGGRIVNVAQIIELVMTCILYVVVSGNLMYNSFPNLPVSQKSWSIIATAVLLPCAFLKNLKAVSKFSLLCTLAHFVINVLVIAYCLSRARDWAWDKVKFYIDVKKFPISIGIIVFSYTSQIFLPSLEGNMQNPKEFHCMMNWTHIAACILKGLFALVAYLTWADETKEVITDNLPSTIRAVVNIFLVAKALLSYPLPFFAAVEVLERSLFQDGNRAFFPNCYGGDGRLKSWGLTLRCGLVVFTLLMAIYVPHFALLMGLTGSLTGAGLCFLLPSLFHLKLLWRKLLWHHVFFDVAIFVIGGICSVSGFIHSLEGLIEAFRNNSEE; encoded by the exons ATGGCCACGCTAATCCGGAGCAAGATTTCCAACGTCGCCACCTCGGTTTCCAACAAGTCCCAGGCGAAGGTGAGCGGCATGTTCGCGAGGATGGGCTTCCAGGCGGCCACCGACGAAGAGGCGGTTGGGTTTGCTCACTGCGATGACCTGGACCtggagcacaggcaggggctgcaaatGGACATCTTGAAGTCTGACGCCAGTGAAGAGGGAGCCGAGCCCCCCGTGGAAGGGGACATCCACTACCAGCGGGACGGCACCGGGCCCCTGCCCCCGTCCGCCTCCAAGGATGAGGGCGTGTGCTCGGAGCTCTCCGGACAAGGCAAGCCCAAGATCACGGCCTGGGAAGCGGGCTGGAACGTCACCAATGCCATCCAG GGGATGTTTGTTCTTGGCCTGCCCTATGCTATCCTTCATGGTGGATACCTAGGactctttttaattattttcgcTGCAGTGGTTTGCTGCTACACTGGGAAAATCCTTATTGGCTGTCTTTACGAGGAGAACGAAGATGGGGAGATAGTCAGGGTGAGAGACTCCTACGTGGACATCGCCAACGCTTGCTGCGCTCCCAGGTTTCCCAAGCTTGGAGGGAGGATTGTGAACGTGGCTCAGATCATTGAGCTGGTCATGACCTGCATTCTCTATGTGGTGGTCAGTGGAAACCTGATGTACAACAGCTTCCCAAACTTGCCTGTCTCCCAGAAATCTTGGTCCATCATTGCCACAGCAGTGCTCCTGCCTTGTGCTTTCTTGAAGAACCTCAAGGCTGTCTCGAAGTTCAGCTTGCTCTGCACCTTGGCCCACTTTGTTATCAACGTTTTAGTGATTGCCTACTGTCTCTCCAGAGCGCGTGACTGGGCTTGGGACAAAGTCAAATTTTACATTGATGTGAAGAAGTTTCCCATCTCCATTGGCATAATCGTCTTTAGCTACACCTCCCAAATTTTTCTGCCTTCCTTAGAGGGGAATATGCAGAATCCTAAGGAGTTTCATTGCATGATGAACTGGACTCACATAGCAGCTTGCATCCTCAAGGGACTCTTTGCCTTGGTAGCCTATCTGACCTGGGCTGATGAGACTAAAGAAGTCATCACAGACAACTTGCCATCCACCATTAGGGCAGTAGTTAACATTTTCTTGGTGGCCAAAGCCTTGCTTTCCTACCCCTTGCCCTTCTTTGCCGCTGTGGAAGTGCTGGAGAGATCCCTTTTCCAAGATGGAAACAGGGCATTCTTTCCCAACTGTTATGGGGGTGATGGGAGGCTCAAGTCTTGGGGACTCACCCTCAGATGTGGTCTGGTAGTTTTCACCTTGCTAATGGCTATCTATGTCCCTCACTTTGCCCTCCTGATGGGTCTTACTGGGAGCCTCACAGGTGCAGGTCTCTGTTTCCTGCTCCCAAGTCTCTTCCACCTCAAACTCTTGTGGAGGAAGCTTTTGTGGCACCATGTCTTTTTTGATGTCGCTATTTTCGTTATAGGTGGTATCTGCAGCGTGTCTGGGTTCATCCATTCTTTAGAAGGTCTCATAGAGGCTTTTAGAAACAATTCTGAGGAGTAA